The following are from one region of the Treponema denticola genome:
- a CDS encoding PhoH family protein has protein sequence MEDAYTIVLKDEQVLSALCGTNDRNLGFLEQYLGVPVVCRGNEVSVLSADDEVCKKFQHVVDKAVNSSEIKSENSSEYIESLISTINVSDKQDLSSGCIHIPRGTRSVYPKNPHQLEFINSIRNNDISFGLGAAGTGKTYLAVACALQMLMSRQMRKIVFTRPVVEAGESLGFLPGDLVQKITPYLRPLYDSIEILMPFELIRQMEESNMVEVAPLAYMRGRTLHNAVVILDEAQNTTKEQMKMFLTRMGEGSKLIITGDPSQSDISSSKNSGLVHAANLLSKIRGIGIVRFSPEDVVRHSLVQKIIKAYDKE, from the coding sequence TTGGAAGACGCATATACAATAGTGTTAAAAGATGAACAAGTGCTTTCCGCTCTTTGCGGTACCAATGACAGAAATTTGGGCTTTCTTGAGCAATATCTTGGAGTTCCTGTCGTTTGCCGCGGTAATGAGGTAAGTGTTTTAAGTGCCGATGATGAGGTTTGCAAGAAATTTCAGCATGTGGTTGATAAGGCAGTAAATTCATCGGAAATCAAGTCCGAAAATTCATCGGAATATATCGAATCTCTTATATCTACAATAAACGTTTCCGATAAGCAGGACCTTTCCTCAGGATGTATTCATATACCGAGGGGCACACGTTCCGTATACCCCAAAAATCCTCATCAGCTTGAATTCATCAATTCTATCCGTAATAACGATATAAGTTTCGGACTTGGTGCTGCCGGTACGGGAAAAACCTATCTGGCTGTTGCATGTGCCCTTCAAATGCTTATGTCGCGCCAAATGCGTAAGATTGTTTTTACAAGACCTGTTGTAGAGGCCGGCGAGAGTTTAGGTTTTTTACCGGGAGACCTTGTTCAAAAAATTACTCCCTACTTGAGACCTCTTTATGATTCTATAGAGATCTTAATGCCTTTTGAGCTTATACGCCAAATGGAGGAGTCCAATATGGTTGAGGTGGCTCCCTTGGCCTATATGAGGGGCAGAACCCTGCATAACGCCGTTGTAATTTTGGACGAAGCTCAAAATACTACCAAAGAGCAAATGAAGATGTTTTTGACGAGAATGGGAGAGGGTTCCAAGCTCATTATAACAGGCGACCCTTCACAATCCGATATTTCATCGTCAAAAAATTCCGGTTTGGTACATGCTGCAAATCTTTTATCGAAAATTCGAGGGATCGGTATAGTCCGGTTTTCTCCGGAAGATGTTGTACGTCATTCTCTCGTTCAAAAAATAATTAAAGCCTATGATAAAGAATAA
- a CDS encoding HD family phosphohydrolase — protein sequence MIKNKKESKFKQKISFLSVIFKRNKAFVTAVAVSFLVLAVMIYLNAYENSGFSKLTISDFEVGMVSDRDVISNRNIEVIDEKATEIRRVAAKHSVRAVFYKDDSVSEKMIREYSEFASYIIGLKDSAKSFTAFKFMVMEKYPVLLSENDLESIYKAVDFYEITSVSLNMLKQLFDIGIIEMPLTGLGELNDAEISLRTSQDQKLSSTNVFLANLVLFYNVRDRIKTFLSGVKKSKLESYVLSIVLPFAQPNILFDTEETEKRVDEALKKVTPVKINIEKNQKIIKRGFIISEDAYTRLKAYAGDGRYIDFSQIAAALIFLTLSVIISLFLFSKKIIGESLDFKFNLLILISFDLIYILILFLSRLSIFAYPLDIVPILPVTFLTMLIAALISRKISVFAVFVFSLAVFGATGFKIQPALFAILSGLAGAGMVNIKGQRMDLIKTSLGLILVQPVILLCMFAIFPDSASDKSVLLLGTAGSGFISGILVLGFLPILETLMNVPTSFRLMELSDLNSPIMKKMLITVAGTYNHSMMVASLAESACREIGANSILARVGAYYHDIGKMEQGEYFVENQTNYNKHMDINPRLSATVIRSHVKIGIEKAKQLRLPQPVIDIISEHHGNSCISYFYAKAKELDPNVDIEDFCYPGIPPRSKESAVVMLADIVEAACRTLEKPSVPRLEKFIDELVSGKIKSGQLDNSELTFREVRIIKAAFVKILAGYYHSRIEYPNQKNVDDDEGTKPQNKNGQKLEIETSQVQPQKENHNV from the coding sequence ATGATAAAGAATAAAAAAGAAAGTAAATTTAAACAAAAAATATCTTTTCTCAGTGTGATATTTAAAAGAAATAAGGCCTTTGTTACAGCGGTTGCGGTAAGCTTTTTGGTTTTGGCTGTAATGATTTATCTCAATGCTTATGAAAATTCGGGATTTTCCAAATTGACTATTTCCGATTTTGAAGTCGGAATGGTTTCCGATAGGGATGTAATATCAAACCGCAATATTGAGGTGATTGATGAAAAAGCTACAGAAATAAGAAGAGTTGCAGCTAAACATTCCGTCAGGGCTGTTTTTTATAAGGATGACTCGGTTTCGGAAAAAATGATAAGAGAGTACTCCGAATTTGCGAGTTATATAATAGGTCTAAAAGATTCGGCAAAGAGTTTTACGGCTTTTAAATTTATGGTTATGGAAAAATATCCCGTTCTTCTTTCAGAAAATGATTTGGAAAGCATATATAAGGCTGTTGATTTTTATGAGATTACCTCTGTTTCGCTCAACATGTTAAAACAGCTTTTCGATATCGGCATAATAGAGATGCCTCTTACAGGCCTTGGAGAATTAAATGATGCCGAAATAAGTCTGAGGACAAGCCAAGACCAAAAGCTGTCGTCTACAAATGTATTTCTTGCGAACCTTGTTTTATTTTATAATGTGAGAGATAGGATTAAAACTTTCCTTTCCGGTGTAAAAAAATCAAAACTTGAATCTTATGTGTTGAGTATTGTGCTTCCATTTGCCCAGCCTAATATTTTATTTGATACCGAAGAAACCGAAAAAAGAGTCGATGAGGCCTTAAAAAAGGTAACTCCTGTAAAAATAAATATAGAAAAAAATCAAAAGATTATAAAGAGAGGATTTATAATATCTGAAGATGCCTATACACGTTTAAAAGCCTACGCAGGGGACGGAAGATATATAGATTTTAGCCAGATTGCTGCTGCTCTAATTTTTTTAACCTTATCTGTTATAATCAGCCTATTTTTGTTTTCTAAAAAAATTATCGGGGAAAGTTTGGATTTTAAATTCAATCTGCTTATTTTAATCTCTTTTGATTTGATCTATATTTTAATTCTTTTTCTTTCAAGGCTTTCGATATTTGCATACCCTCTTGATATTGTTCCCATATTGCCGGTTACTTTTTTGACCATGCTGATTGCGGCTTTAATTTCAAGAAAAATTTCGGTATTTGCCGTTTTTGTTTTTTCTCTTGCTGTTTTCGGTGCAACCGGTTTTAAAATTCAGCCTGCTCTGTTTGCCATCCTTTCAGGTCTTGCCGGAGCCGGTATGGTAAATATTAAGGGCCAAAGGATGGATCTGATTAAAACTTCTTTAGGTTTAATCTTGGTGCAGCCGGTAATTTTACTCTGTATGTTTGCTATTTTTCCGGACTCTGCAAGCGATAAATCCGTGCTTTTATTGGGCACTGCAGGGAGCGGTTTTATAAGCGGTATTTTGGTTTTAGGCTTTTTGCCTATTTTAGAAACCTTGATGAATGTTCCTACAAGTTTTAGACTGATGGAACTGTCCGACCTTAATTCTCCAATTATGAAAAAAATGCTTATAACGGTTGCGGGAACTTATAATCATTCGATGATGGTTGCTTCCTTGGCCGAAAGTGCATGCCGTGAGATAGGAGCAAATTCGATTTTGGCCCGTGTAGGAGCTTATTATCACGATATAGGAAAGATGGAGCAGGGCGAATACTTTGTAGAAAATCAGACAAATTATAATAAGCACATGGATATAAATCCCCGCCTTTCGGCTACGGTAATAAGAAGTCATGTAAAAATCGGTATAGAAAAAGCAAAGCAATTACGGCTTCCTCAGCCCGTCATAGATATAATCTCCGAGCATCACGGAAACAGCTGTATATCCTATTTTTATGCAAAGGCAAAAGAACTTGATCCCAATGTAGATATCGAAGATTTTTGTTATCCCGGAATACCTCCGCGCTCAAAAGAATCTGCTGTTGTTATGCTGGCCGATATAGTTGAGGCTGCATGCCGTACCTTGGAAAAACCCTCGGTTCCCCGTTTGGAAAAATTTATTGATGAACTTGTTTCCGGAAAGATAAAGTCAGGTCAGCTTGATAACTCTGAGCTTACTTTCCGCGAAGTCAGAATAATCAAGGCTGCCTTTGTAAAAATCCTAGCCGGTTACTATCATTCCAGAATAGAATATCCGAATCAAAAGAATGTTGATGATGATGAGGGCACAAAGCCGCAGAATAAAAACGGTCAAAAACTAGAGATTGAAACTTCTCAGGTACAGCCTCAAAAGGAAAATCATAATGTCTAA
- the ybeY gene encoding rRNA maturation RNase YbeY — MSNSISVSFNDEPPGSIDPVRVENFISEVLKDLNLKNWDISLLFCDDAFIQNLNKQYRDIDSPTDVLSFEQGDEYFDEAGETRFMAGDIVISLDSLRFNAEEFNVDINEELKRLIVHGILHLNGMDHSDNSPEQEMLKFQEELLMQYKNMEIYRV; from the coding sequence ATGTCTAATTCAATTAGTGTGTCATTTAATGATGAACCTCCGGGGTCTATAGACCCCGTAAGAGTTGAAAATTTTATATCTGAAGTCCTAAAAGATTTAAACTTGAAAAATTGGGATATCTCCTTGTTGTTTTGTGATGATGCTTTTATTCAAAACCTTAATAAACAATACAGGGATATCGATTCGCCGACAGATGTCCTTTCTTTTGAACAGGGTGACGAATATTTTGACGAGGCCGGTGAAACAAGGTTTATGGCCGGTGACATAGTTATAAGCCTTGACAGTCTCCGCTTTAATGCCGAAGAATTTAATGTAGACATAAATGAAGAGCTAAAAAGACTGATTGTGCACGGTATTTTGCATTTGAACGGAATGGATCATTCGGATAATTCGCCGGAACAAGAAATGCTTAAATTTCAAGAAGAATTGCTTATGCAATATAAAAATATGGAAATTTATCGGGTATAG
- a CDS encoding hemolysin family protein — MGIIDLFKKKGNVNNILKEGLNEEKRDMIRGVVDLSDTAVKEVMIPRIDVDFLALDTPSDEILDRISESGHSRFPVYDESIDNVIGILYVKDIIKLLTKNQKIELDKIVRRAFFVPESKRIDALLAEFKRRHVHIAVAVDEYGGVSGIVCMEDIIEEIVGDIQDEFDNEGEDITEIAPGVWLCDARVDLDDLAETIKSDDLPVDEFETLGGFVFDLFGKIPAKYEKTAWNDFDFIVQDMDGHKVKTVKIVHNKNSMQN; from the coding sequence ATGGGTATAATAGACTTATTTAAAAAGAAGGGTAATGTAAACAATATTCTAAAAGAAGGATTAAACGAGGAAAAAAGGGATATGATCCGCGGCGTTGTCGACTTATCCGATACGGCTGTAAAAGAGGTTATGATTCCGCGTATAGATGTTGATTTTTTAGCCCTTGATACGCCTAGCGATGAAATTTTAGACAGAATATCGGAAAGCGGTCACTCCCGTTTTCCCGTATATGATGAGTCAATCGATAATGTTATAGGTATTCTTTATGTTAAGGATATAATAAAACTTTTGACAAAGAATCAAAAAATTGAGCTTGATAAGATAGTGCGCCGAGCATTTTTTGTTCCCGAATCAAAAAGAATTGACGCTCTTTTAGCCGAATTTAAAAGACGCCATGTTCATATTGCCGTTGCTGTTGATGAATACGGCGGTGTTTCAGGTATTGTATGTATGGAAGACATCATAGAAGAGATTGTAGGCGATATACAGGATGAATTTGACAATGAGGGTGAGGATATTACCGAAATCGCCCCGGGGGTCTGGCTTTGCGATGCCCGCGTTGATCTGGACGACCTTGCCGAAACCATTAAAAGCGATGACTTACCTGTAGACGAGTTTGAAACATTGGGCGGTTTTGTGTTCGATCTTTTCGGAAAAATACCTGCCAAATATGAAAAAACGGCTTGGAATGATTTTGACTTTATTGTTCAGGATATGGACGGACATAAGGTTAAGACCGTTAAAATTGTCCACAACAAGAATTCTATGCAAAATTAG
- a CDS encoding tetratricopeptide repeat protein: MKKPFFGFMFIALFSASLFCNPADLYQKGAEYQANEDWYGAIEMYQSALKENPSYNLVYQGLAECFYALDEYDQALSFVESARKYKKDDPDLQNLHGFILVGLGKIDAAKTLFNGVLKKYPNNPEAHFGLAEIEVSQGKLYLASEMYKQNLQRQGENRKALLSLALVSYEAGNVKQAEDYINRALKYHGDNPQVHYFAAYLHSLDGKLEEAEGRIYSALKLKEDYDEAYALLASVLYAQKRYEEVIKISDMRISKKRDRADAWYLKTLSLRQLARYGEAINAAKVGLSLDADDEIMRCLLEELAIENLNFEDSFRMELSKYHAQKALGFFRRNMTEQALYEYRRTLKIYPYDVESREAYAGILLRLGYPERYLEQMLFIQSIVKSNTKVNDAVEAYEKHLLSSIQSKWRIDPLYLDKAHISIGLFYAMESSNVLHPEAERITQILTSDIFSYNPGIKITSYSDKSVTYREASKKSRTANEDYFGIIKLKENRRDIQIILELYVSRTGSPAKTFTVYRSGNDRFSNGIRRLSSMLNEAMPIVGKLINRYQNEAVIDIGKHDSDFTDLKIAVIRKDRLVIEKEGLGIVFDPSDLLGYFEPSKSEENLSEGILKRNGYYDRMNAGDSVILVSENTKEKAEEDYTNSYQKNSLLLLLLRKIR; the protein is encoded by the coding sequence ATGAAAAAGCCTTTTTTCGGATTTATGTTTATTGCTTTATTTTCAGCCTCTTTATTCTGCAACCCTGCAGACTTGTATCAAAAAGGTGCCGAATATCAGGCTAATGAAGATTGGTACGGGGCTATTGAAATGTACCAATCCGCTTTAAAGGAAAACCCCTCCTATAATTTGGTATATCAGGGCTTAGCCGAATGTTTTTATGCTCTCGACGAATATGACCAAGCCTTATCCTTTGTAGAGTCAGCCCGAAAATATAAAAAAGATGATCCCGATTTGCAAAACCTCCACGGTTTTATTTTGGTAGGTCTTGGAAAGATAGATGCGGCAAAGACCCTTTTTAATGGGGTTTTAAAAAAATATCCCAACAATCCCGAAGCCCATTTCGGCTTGGCTGAAATAGAGGTTTCCCAAGGAAAGCTCTATCTTGCTTCCGAGATGTATAAGCAAAACCTTCAGCGTCAGGGGGAAAACAGGAAGGCCCTTCTTTCCTTAGCTCTCGTAAGCTATGAGGCCGGAAATGTTAAACAGGCCGAAGATTATATAAACAGAGCCTTAAAATACCATGGCGATAATCCTCAGGTTCATTATTTTGCAGCCTATTTACATTCTCTTGACGGAAAACTTGAAGAGGCCGAAGGACGTATTTATTCGGCTCTTAAATTAAAAGAAGATTATGATGAGGCCTATGCCCTGCTTGCTTCAGTCTTATATGCACAAAAGCGTTACGAAGAAGTTATAAAGATTTCCGATATGAGGATTTCAAAAAAAAGAGACAGGGCAGATGCTTGGTACCTAAAAACTTTGAGTTTAAGGCAGCTTGCAAGATACGGTGAGGCCATAAATGCCGCTAAGGTTGGACTTTCCTTGGATGCCGATGATGAAATAATGCGCTGCCTTTTAGAAGAGCTTGCCATAGAAAATTTGAATTTTGAAGACTCCTTCCGTATGGAGCTTTCAAAATACCACGCACAAAAAGCTCTCGGATTTTTCCGCCGAAATATGACTGAGCAAGCCCTCTATGAGTACAGGCGAACCTTGAAGATATATCCTTATGATGTTGAAAGCAGAGAGGCCTATGCCGGTATTTTGCTCCGCCTCGGTTACCCCGAAAGATATTTGGAACAAATGCTTTTTATTCAGTCCATAGTAAAGAGCAATACAAAGGTAAATGATGCAGTTGAAGCTTATGAAAAACATCTTTTAAGTTCCATTCAATCAAAATGGCGTATAGACCCCCTTTATCTGGATAAGGCCCACATATCCATAGGTTTATTTTATGCCATGGAAAGCTCAAATGTTTTACATCCTGAAGCCGAGCGTATAACTCAAATTCTTACCTCGGATATTTTTTCTTATAATCCCGGAATCAAAATAACTTCTTATTCGGATAAATCTGTAACTTACAGGGAGGCTTCGAAAAAATCTCGCACGGCAAATGAGGACTATTTCGGCATTATAAAACTTAAAGAGAACAGAAGGGATATTCAAATCATATTAGAACTTTATGTTTCGCGGACCGGTTCTCCGGCAAAAACATTTACCGTTTACCGTTCAGGCAATGACCGTTTTTCGAACGGCATAAGGCGGCTTTCTTCAATGCTTAATGAAGCAATGCCCATAGTAGGTAAGCTTATAAACCGCTATCAAAATGAGGCCGTTATCGACATAGGAAAACATGATTCGGATTTTACGGATTTAAAAATTGCCGTTATACGCAAGGACCGCTTGGTTATCGAAAAAGAAGGCCTGGGCATAGTCTTTGATCCATCCGATCTCTTAGGTTATTTTGAACCTTCAAAGTCGGAGGAGAATTTGTCTGAGGGAATTTTAAAGAGAAACGGTTACTATGATAGAATGAATGCCGGCGATTCGGTAATTCTTGTTAGCGAAAATACAAAAGAAAAAGCTGAGGAAGATTATACGAATTCCTATCAAAAAAATTCTTTATTGCTTTTACTTCTTAGGAAAATTCGCTAG
- a CDS encoding tetratricopeptide repeat protein yields the protein MKKGFIIFLFVVSFCFAEQAAFTDESLIGENELSQVLPEVKPDKTGSEKIEFAENPQDLQKNEDFAFLSFSILTRERSVMISWKAKPEGRNLILYRSTTGFSSISSLAEAVPIANITDDGLPFFDYPIPGIPYYYAIAEENEIASGKIQFINGINTINSPVEVFGSSEEQEKKNIALQNRPIPLPFLNPAKQIKKRTEFFSSQTETLINALTAEKRDFREFIISSQRLEPYVFPDDKRTPDGGEGMELQRILNDYFYTKNWQKCNVELNNFLRIRRTSRVSARTHFYIGQTLFFQNLYDKALLEFLAAQDLYPSQAKEWAHYCLLELAN from the coding sequence ATGAAGAAAGGATTTATTATATTTTTATTTGTTGTATCTTTTTGCTTTGCAGAACAAGCCGCTTTTACCGATGAAAGTCTTATCGGCGAAAATGAACTATCACAAGTTTTGCCGGAGGTAAAGCCCGATAAAACAGGTTCGGAAAAGATAGAATTCGCGGAAAATCCTCAAGATCTGCAAAAAAATGAGGACTTTGCCTTTCTCTCATTTTCGATTCTCACAAGAGAAAGGTCTGTAATGATCAGCTGGAAAGCAAAACCTGAGGGAAGAAATCTAATTCTTTACAGGTCAACAACGGGCTTTTCATCAATAAGCTCTCTTGCCGAAGCCGTCCCTATTGCAAATATAACCGATGACGGACTTCCCTTTTTTGACTACCCGATTCCCGGGATTCCCTATTATTATGCCATTGCCGAAGAAAACGAAATCGCTTCAGGCAAAATTCAATTTATAAACGGAATAAATACAATCAACAGCCCCGTCGAAGTCTTCGGTTCTTCTGAAGAACAAGAGAAAAAAAACATTGCGCTGCAAAACCGCCCTATTCCTTTGCCTTTTTTAAACCCTGCAAAGCAAATAAAAAAAAGAACCGAGTTTTTTTCTTCTCAAACCGAAACCCTTATAAACGCTCTTACGGCGGAAAAAAGGGATTTCAGAGAATTTATTATTTCTTCGCAAAGACTGGAGCCCTATGTCTTTCCTGATGACAAAAGAACTCCTGACGGCGGTGAGGGCATGGAATTACAACGAATTCTAAACGATTATTTTTATACAAAAAACTGGCAAAAATGTAATGTTGAACTGAACAATTTTTTAAGAATACGCAGGACCTCCAGAGTTTCCGCGAGAACGCATTTTTATATAGGACAGACCCTTTTTTTCCAAAACCTCTATGACAAGGCCCTATTGGAATTTTTAGCTGCCCAAGACCTGTATCCGTCTCAGGCAAAAGAATGGGCGCATTATTGTCTTTTAGAATTAGCTAATTGA
- a CDS encoding DUF58 domain-containing protein, with protein MKTGFIAERAKQLKISSLSISEGLRSGGFSSAFRGQGIEFDSVREYETGDDVRSIDWNLTARSGKTYVKMYREERDLSIFICVDFSLSMEPGLDKISPKEKAVETAALLAFAGRHMFSPVGALFFDGEKGPLFLPRTGEENILTILKSMEDFAFCKNRKPVKGTRLASSMTAASKILRSRSLVIIISDFKVEGYEKELGLLAAKHDVVCLKISGSMDYFLPEAGAIRFKDPETDFKMLLPTDSKTFQMEYKKNFTEEISRWENTCKHSLANPVLLDVNEDTVKVLGEFFLSKQNNQRVLKDNLAKFGADGWKAF; from the coding sequence ATGAAAACAGGTTTTATCGCAGAAAGAGCAAAACAGCTTAAAATCTCTTCTCTTTCTATTTCCGAAGGCTTACGCTCAGGCGGCTTCAGTTCGGCTTTTCGCGGGCAGGGGATAGAATTCGATTCGGTGCGGGAGTATGAAACGGGAGATGATGTGCGCTCTATCGATTGGAACCTTACGGCACGGAGCGGTAAGACCTATGTTAAGATGTACCGTGAAGAAAGGGATCTAAGCATTTTTATCTGTGTGGATTTTTCGCTTTCGATGGAGCCTGGGCTCGATAAAATCAGCCCTAAGGAAAAAGCTGTCGAAACGGCAGCCCTCTTAGCCTTTGCTGGGAGGCATATGTTTTCCCCGGTCGGAGCCCTTTTTTTTGATGGAGAAAAAGGCCCCTTGTTTCTTCCTAGAACGGGAGAAGAGAATATTTTGACCATATTAAAATCTATGGAAGATTTTGCCTTTTGCAAAAATCGAAAACCCGTAAAGGGAACCCGCCTTGCATCTTCGATGACTGCCGCTTCCAAGATTTTGCGTTCGAGGTCATTGGTAATAATCATTTCTGATTTTAAGGTTGAGGGCTATGAAAAGGAGCTTGGGCTCTTGGCGGCAAAACATGATGTTGTTTGCCTTAAGATAAGCGGATCTATGGATTATTTTTTGCCGGAAGCCGGAGCTATAAGATTTAAAGACCCGGAAACCGATTTTAAAATGCTCTTGCCTACGGACTCTAAGACCTTTCAGATGGAATATAAAAAGAATTTTACTGAAGAAATATCAAGATGGGAGAATACCTGTAAGCATTCCCTTGCTAATCCTGTTTTGCTCGATGTAAATGAGGATACCGTAAAGGTATTGGGAGAATTTTTTTTATCGAAACAAAACAATCAACGTGTTTTAAAAGATAATTTGGCCAAGTTTGGAGCGGATGGATGGAAGGCATTTTAA
- a CDS encoding VWA domain-containing protein: MISFNHPLMLLLILFFFLFLILKKSGLVAIPELKLNLVNWKGFFPKKNKLMEFGNFLCYFFWYCGIIFLIIALSEPVIFKNKQVYTDAGSSIMFLLDISPSMAAKDMNGETRIAAAKKIIRKFVAKYPGDSFGLTALSSSAALILPPTIDHKVFLSRLDSLSIGELGDGTAIGMGLAVSSAYMTRTKLNSSYIVLLTDGENNTGEINPKTAAEVLVNKNIGFYVIGIGSSGYTTLEYTDRKTGKTYSGSIFSKFDEVELKKIAQYGNGKYASASSPEILENIFNTISKQVPAAQSNFTRIIEENLYVYFLSASIFSFVLVWLLRRIFMRVYL, encoded by the coding sequence ATGATTAGTTTTAACCATCCCCTTATGCTTTTATTGATTTTGTTTTTTTTCTTGTTTCTTATATTAAAAAAAAGCGGCCTTGTTGCAATTCCCGAGTTAAAATTAAATTTGGTTAATTGGAAGGGCTTTTTTCCAAAAAAAAATAAACTTATGGAATTTGGAAATTTCTTATGCTATTTTTTTTGGTATTGCGGTATTATTTTTTTAATAATAGCCCTATCGGAACCTGTTATTTTTAAAAACAAACAGGTTTATACCGATGCCGGAAGTTCCATTATGTTTTTATTGGACATAAGCCCTTCTATGGCGGCAAAGGATATGAACGGAGAAACGAGGATCGCAGCCGCAAAAAAAATTATAAGAAAATTTGTTGCAAAGTATCCCGGGGATTCTTTCGGCCTGACAGCTCTTTCGAGTTCTGCAGCTCTCATTCTTCCTCCTACGATCGATCATAAGGTATTTTTATCCCGCCTCGATTCTTTGAGTATAGGAGAATTAGGAGATGGAACTGCAATCGGTATGGGGCTTGCAGTTTCTTCAGCCTATATGACAAGGACTAAGCTGAATTCTTCTTACATTGTTTTACTTACAGATGGTGAAAATAATACGGGCGAAATAAACCCGAAAACTGCGGCAGAAGTTTTAGTAAATAAAAACATCGGGTTTTATGTTATAGGGATAGGAAGTTCGGGATATACTACCTTGGAGTACACAGATCGAAAAACGGGGAAAACCTACTCGGGATCTATTTTTTCCAAGTTCGATGAGGTTGAGTTAAAAAAAATCGCTCAATACGGAAACGGAAAATATGCCTCTGCATCTTCACCCGAAATACTTGAAAATATATTTAACACAATATCCAAGCAGGTCCCTGCAGCGCAGTCTAATTTTACCCGGATTATCGAAGAAAATTTATATGTGTACTTTTTGTCGGCTTCAATTTTTTCCTTTGTGCTTGTGTGGCTTTTACGCCGAATTTTTATGAGGGTATATCTATGA
- a CDS encoding vWA domain-containing protein, whose product MISFENSVYLFFILFLLPVWFIFYINLKKIKKAYSGLENTKKIIKKAKIRALFFSAAWIFLILGLACPLWGSKPVSVRRRGVSVMFVSDISKSMSLQDIQPSRIAVQRQFLKILLEKMHKTSAEPAVGLVITKGEGVLSVPLSFEKNALSSAINALSPLILSSTGTNLEAGVLRALDFFGENRGNSKIIVLCTDGGETSGSFLHAAEKIKKTDAILIIVGFGTLEETKIKVLDEKGNTQLKDARLEEAFLQKAASIAGGESTYISALSSGSIETILKIIDAGVEGVEKMVYIQEPVKRNFEMLLLAFIFLCLGGVSFYGKNK is encoded by the coding sequence ATGATAAGTTTTGAAAATTCGGTATACCTGTTTTTTATCCTGTTTTTACTTCCTGTTTGGTTTATTTTTTATATAAACTTAAAAAAGATAAAAAAAGCTTATTCAGGCTTGGAAAATACAAAAAAGATAATCAAAAAAGCTAAAATAAGAGCCTTGTTTTTTTCTGCTGCATGGATTTTTTTGATTTTGGGCTTGGCCTGTCCTCTTTGGGGTTCCAAACCCGTTTCAGTCAGGAGAAGGGGAGTATCGGTTATGTTTGTTTCCGATATTTCAAAAAGTATGAGCCTTCAAGATATTCAGCCCAGCCGTATTGCCGTACAAAGACAGTTTTTAAAAATCTTGCTCGAAAAGATGCATAAAACCTCAGCCGAGCCTGCAGTGGGTCTTGTAATTACAAAGGGAGAGGGTGTTTTATCGGTACCCTTAAGCTTTGAAAAAAATGCCCTATCCTCTGCAATAAATGCCTTATCTCCCTTAATTCTTTCTTCTACAGGCACGAACCTTGAAGCGGGCGTTTTACGGGCATTGGATTTTTTTGGAGAAAACAGGGGAAACTCAAAAATAATAGTTTTATGCACGGACGGCGGGGAAACCTCAGGTTCTTTTTTACATGCTGCAGAAAAAATAAAAAAGACGGATGCAATCCTAATTATTGTGGGCTTCGGTACTCTTGAAGAAACTAAAATAAAAGTCCTTGATGAAAAGGGAAATACCCAATTAAAGGATGCAAGATTGGAAGAAGCCTTTTTACAAAAGGCTGCAAGTATAGCCGGAGGTGAAAGTACGTATATCTCGGCTTTAAGTTCCGGGTCTATAGAAACTATTTTAAAAATAATAGACGCCGGTGTAGAGGGAGTTGAAAAAATGGTTTATATACAGGAGCCTGTAAAAAGAAATTTTGAAATGCTTTTACTTGCTTTTATTTTTTTATGTTTAGGCGGAGTATCCTTTTATGGTAAAAATAAATAA